Proteins found in one Macrobrachium nipponense isolate FS-2020 chromosome 4, ASM1510439v2, whole genome shotgun sequence genomic segment:
- the LOC135211289 gene encoding nuclear hormone receptor family member nhr-91-like — MAFCDEFKDDHPSSVFGIKEEDDGDFMEFSEGKTDITKEELEEYNPEEGATSSNGRPSSNADRKVCSVCGRSAKSSHFGALCCDSCRAFFRRNVQNSLWETFICFKDGHCDIVQDRRSCQRCSSERPHRSQPLA, encoded by the exons ATGGCTTTCTGCGATGAATTCAAGGATGACCATCCATCATCCGTCTTTGGCATCAAGGAAGAGGACGACGGTGATTTCATGGAATTTAGTGAAGGTAAAACGGACATAACGAAGGAGGAACTGGAAGAGTACAACCCAGAAGAAGGTGCAACATCTTCGAATGGAAGACCCTCGAGTAACGCAGACAGGAAG GTTTGCAGCGTCTGCGGGAGAAGCGCCAAGAGCAGCCACTTCGGAGCCTTGTGCTGCGATTCGTGCAGGGCCTTTTTCAGACGGAACGTCCAGAATAGCCTTTGGGAAACGTTCATCTGCTTCAAAGATGGTCATTGCGATATAGTTCAAGACAGGAGGTCCTGCCAGCGATGCAG ctcaGAACGACCACACAGGTcccagcctttggcctaa